The Phycisphaerae bacterium genome includes a window with the following:
- a CDS encoding ATP-binding protein, whose product MLKEYSPFTPGVPVPLEFFIGRSQEIQTMIGSIRKSIAQKTIERLFVTGERGIGKSSICTFVQSLAERDLRILPIHVFLGGVSTLEEMARRIFERLLRESANQPWFGKIKDFLGDHIKQMDIFGMSVEFSASGQILNRAVSDFIPTMKNLLNKFGEEREGILLILDDINGLASAPPFANWLKSLVDEFATTASAFPLTLVLVGLPERRRQLVNVQPSLDRVFEIVEIRRFDQPETIDFFRRAFSKVNAEVDEDVLDLLARYSGGYPVFMHELGDAVFKTDADNHIDLNDALEGIIRGAEVIGAKYVEPKVTAAIRSEKYQGILRKIAKEPFEHRFTRKDAVARLTPTEAKVFDNFLRRMEELGAIRKDRDRGPGSYEFASEIYYLFFWMQASTPKER is encoded by the coding sequence ATCCAGACGATGATCGGGAGCATCCGGAAATCAATCGCCCAGAAGACCATCGAGAGACTGTTTGTGACCGGCGAACGGGGCATCGGCAAGAGCTCAATCTGCACCTTCGTGCAGTCGCTGGCGGAGCGTGATCTGCGAATCCTACCCATTCACGTCTTCCTCGGAGGGGTGAGTACTCTTGAAGAAATGGCTCGCCGCATTTTCGAGCGTCTTCTGCGCGAGAGCGCGAACCAGCCCTGGTTCGGCAAGATCAAGGACTTTCTCGGAGATCACATTAAGCAGATGGATATCTTCGGAATGTCTGTTGAGTTCTCCGCTTCCGGACAAATACTCAACCGGGCGGTCAGCGACTTCATTCCGACCATGAAGAACCTCCTGAACAAATTCGGCGAGGAGCGGGAAGGTATCCTGCTTATTCTTGATGACATTAACGGCCTGGCCTCCGCCCCTCCATTTGCCAACTGGCTCAAGAGCTTGGTCGATGAGTTCGCGACCACGGCGAGCGCCTTTCCGCTGACGCTTGTGCTCGTGGGCCTCCCGGAACGACGACGGCAGCTTGTGAATGTTCAACCCTCGCTCGACCGCGTTTTCGAGATCGTTGAGATCCGTCGCTTCGACCAGCCGGAAACGATCGATTTCTTCAGGCGAGCATTCTCCAAGGTTAACGCTGAGGTCGACGAGGACGTTCTCGACCTCCTCGCCAGGTACTCCGGCGGTTACCCTGTTTTCATGCATGAGTTGGGCGATGCTGTCTTCAAGACCGATGCGGACAATCACATTGACCTGAATGACGCCCTCGAAGGAATCATCCGTGGCGCCGAGGTCATCGGGGCAAAGTACGTCGAACCTAAGGTAACCGCCGCGATCCGTAGCGAAAAGTATCAGGGGATCCTGCGCAAGATTGCCAAGGAACCGTTTGAGCATCGATTCACCCGCAAGGACGCGGTTGCCCGATTGACACCCACGGAGGCCAAGGTGTTCGATAACTTCCTGCGTAGAATGGAGGAACTCGGGGCGATTCGGAAAGACCGGGATCGCGGTCCCGGAAGCTACGAGTTTGCCAGCGAGATCTACTATCTCTTCTTCTGGATGCAGGCGTCGACACCGAAGGAGAGGTAG